From the Phyllopteryx taeniolatus isolate TA_2022b chromosome 20, UOR_Ptae_1.2, whole genome shotgun sequence genome, one window contains:
- the pola1 gene encoding DNA polymerase alpha catalytic subunit isoform X3, with protein sequence MAPVSNPDKDMDTQDGDDGGDACGLAKSRSRREKREKVGRKSALEQLRKAKRGEKIKYEVEEFSSVYEEVDEAQYSKIVQDRQEDDWIVDDDGVGYVEDGREIFDDDLVDDVVEKKQGNASSKGATSKKQMKKATVAKPNSIKSLFMNSNVKKPAEKDVDLSKDDLLDDILQDLHSEKSTILFPPPVTLKKKKSLGSPRNPFSIKPQVSKEPTPAKAKVIRPPPLDTQRPSVTQSPPSKRAPAVEKETETKTAKKEEEGDKAEDLAFDTMDFDEPMEVGLEEPPEPAVTEEAPSECKAALAAPVKDEPQDTFRLMSGGSWGLEDDNGAVSEAPAEVQVDSSKLPLVAGPDGENVFRFYWLDAFEDPYNQAGVVYLFGKVWIESAQFYTSCCVSIRNIERTMYILPREYKVNPRTEEVSDTPVEIMDVYQEFSELSDKFKIMKFKSKKVEKNYAFEIPDVPMQSEYLEVRYSADFPALPPDLKGATFSHIFGTNTSSLEHFLLSRKIKGPCWLDIKTPQLLSQAVSWCKVEALAPRSDLVTVVKDLAPPPVTVMSISLKTVQNPKTHHNEIVSLAALVHHSFHMDKAPPQPPYQTHFCVVTQPTDCMFPYDFNDAVRKKGHDIFGFDLEVLLQRITYLKVPHWSKIGRLRRANMPKLGGRSTFAEKSATCGRLVCDTEISAKELIRCKSYHLTELVVQVLKTERANIPEESIRNFYSDSPHLLYLLELTWTDAKLILQMMCELNVLPLALQITNIAGNIMSRTLMGGRSERNEFLLLHAFHDKNYIVPDKPSFKKMQMDMHEGEDDVETGKGKRKKKAAYAGGLVLDPKVGFYDKFVLLLDFNSLYPSIIQEFNICFTTVQREASRKQKISQEDKPEEIPEIPDCDLEMGILPKEIRKLVERRKQVKQLMKQHDINPDLYLQYDIRQKALKLTANSMYGCLGFSYSRFYAKPLAALVTHKGREILMHTKDMVQKMNLEVIYGDTDSIMIYTNSQSLEEVFKLGNKVKAEVNKLYKLLEIDIDGVFKSLLLLKKKKYAALVVEQHGDGRYSVKQEVKGLDIVRRDWCDLAKECGNYVIGQILSDQSRDIIVENIQKHLVEVGEKVACGAIPLQQYEINKALTKDPQDYPDKKSLPHVHVALWINSQGGRRVKAGNTVAYIICKDGSTLAASQRAYALEQLQKQDGLSLDTQYYLAQQIYPVVSRICEPIEGIDGVLIATWLGLDPSQFRSHQQHQREEEGDSTLGGPIQLTDEERYKDCERFTFTCPQCGKENIYESVFEGAGSKLEPSFLRCSHVPCGGRPLDYAFNISNKLLLDIRRHIKKYYSGWLVCEDQACQNRIRRLPIAFSRHGPICPACSRATLRPEYSEKALYNQICFYRFIFDWEHAVAKVLQGEEKARAGWWNKEKEVYRKLKEVPEKALTASGYSEINLAKLFQAFSSLK encoded by the exons ATGGCTCCCGTCTCAAACCCCGACAAAGACATGGACACACAGGACGGAG ACGATGGAGGTGATGCCTGTGGTCTGGCCAAGTCTCGCTCCAGACGGGAGAAGAGGGAGAAGGTTGGGAGGAAGTCTGCTCTGGAGCAACTGAGAAAGGCCAAGCGAGGGGAGAAGATCAAATATGAG GTGGAGGAGTTTAGCAGCGTGTATGAGGAGGTGGATGAGGCACAGTACTCCAAGATAGTCCAGGACAGACAAGAGGATGACTGGATTGTTGATGATG aTGGAGTAGGCTACGTGGAGGACGGTAGAGAGATCTTTGATGATGATTTGGTTGATGACGTAGTGGAAAAGAAACAAG gaaatgctagCAGCAAAGGCGCCACCTcaaagaaacaaatgaaaaaagcaACGGTGGCAAAGCCCAACAGCATTAAGAGCCTCTTCATGAACAGCAATGTCAAGAAGCCAGCGGAG AAAGATGTGGACTTGTCCAAGGATGATTTGTTGGACGACATCTTACAAGACCTGCACTCAGAG AAAAGCACCATCCTGTTTCCTCCGCCTGTCACactgaagaaaaagaaatcccTTGGATCGCCAAGGAATCCGTTCTCTATCAAACCTCAGGTGTCCAAA GAGCCCACTCCAGCTAAGGCGAAAGTGATCCGACCACCACCACTTGACACCCAGAGGCCATCAGTCACTCAGTCTCCTCCCTCAAAAAGGGCTCCAGCAGTGGAGaaagaaacagaaacaaaaacagccaagAAGGAAGAGGAAGGTGATAAAG CTGAAGATCTGGCGTTTGACACCATGGACTTTGATGAGCCAATGGAGGTCGGACTTGAGGAACCTCCAGAGCCTGCAGTCACAGAAGAGGCCCCGTCTGAATGTAAAGCAGCCCTTGCGGCTCCAGTCAAAGATGAGCCTCAGGACACTTTCCGCCT CATGTCAGGAGGCTCGTGGGGGCTGGAGGATGACAACGGTGCAGTCAGCGAGGCTCCTGCGGAGGTGCAAGTGGACTCCAGCAAGCTGCCACTGGTAGCGGGTCCAGATGGCGAGAATGTTTTCAGATTCTATTGGCTGGATGCTTTTGAAGACCCTTACAATCAAGCAG GCGTGGTCTATCTGTTTGGAAAGGTGTGGATCGAGTCGGCCCAGTTTTATACAAGCTGCTGCGTCTCCATCAGGAACATCGAGCGCACTATGTATATCCTGCCACGTGAATAT AAAGTAAACCCCAGGACGGAGGAGGTGTCTGATACACCCGTTGAAATAATGGACGTCTACCAGGAGTTCAGTGAGCTTTCTGACAAGTTTAAGATCATGAAGTTCAAGTCCAAG AAAGTGGAGAAGAACTATGCCTTTGAAATTCCTGATGTGCCCATGCAAAGCGAATACCTGGAAGTCCGCTATTCA gCTGACTTCCCTGCTCTGCCGCCTGATCTCAAGGGGgcaacattttcccacatttttgGAACCAACACTTCCAGCTTGGAACATTTCCTCCTCAGTAGGAAGATTAAAGGGCCATGCTGGTTGGACATCAAGACACCAC AGCTTCTCAGTCAGGCGGTGAGCTGGTGCAAAGTAGAGGCTCTGGCCCCGAGGAGTGACCTGGTCACCGTGGTCAAAGACTTGGCGCCGCCGCCCGTCACAGTCATGTCTATCAGCCTCAAGACTGTCCAGAACCCCAAGACCCATCACAATGAG ATAGTGTCTCTGGCAGCACTTGTCCACCATAGTTTCCATATGGACAAAGCTCCACCTCAACCGCcctatcaaactcatttttgtg TGGTGACCCAACCTACCGACTGTATGTTCCCATATGATTTCAATGATGCAGTAAGAAAGAAG GGTCACGACATTTTTGGCTTTGACCTCGAAGTGCTACTGCAGCGAATCACTTACCTCAAAGTTCCGCACTGGTCCAAGATCGGACGCCTCAGGAGGGCCAACATGCCAAAACTAGGG GGCCGCAGCACCTTTGCAGAGAAGAGCGCCACCTGTGGCCGCCTTGTGTGCGACACAGAGATTTCTGCCAAGGAGCTGATTCGCTGCAAGAGTTACCATCTGACTGAGTTGGTTGTGCAGGTGCTGAAGACTGAGCGAGCCAACATCCCAGAAGAGAGCATAAGAAATTTTTACAG TGATTCTCCTCATCTGCTCTACCTGTTGGAGCTGACATGGACCGACGCCAAGCTGATCCTCCAAATGATGTGTGAGCTCAACGTGCTGCCGCTGGCGCTACAGATCACCAACATTGCCGGCAACATCATG TCACGTACTCTAATGGGCGGTCGGTCTGAAAGAAACGAGTTCCTGTTGCTTCACGCCTTCCACGACAAGAACTACATCGTCCCAGACAAACCGTCCTTTAAGAAAATGCAGATGGACATG CATGAAGGAGAAGACGACGTTGAGACTGGGAAAGGGAAGCGTAAGAAGAAGGCCGCCTATGCCGGAGGGCTGGTGCTTGATCCTAAAGTTG GTTTCTACGACAAGTTTGTGCTGCTGCTCGACTTCAACAGCCTGTATCCGTCCATCATACAAGAGTTTAACATCTGCTTCACCACCGTGCAGCGGGAGGCTTCCCGAAAGCAAAAGATAAGTCAG GAGGATAAGCCAGAAGAGATCCCTGAGATTCCAGATTGTGACCTGGAAATGGGAATCTTGCCCAAGGAGATCAGAAAGCTGGTGGAACGGCGCAAACAGGTTAAACAGCTAATGAAACAACACGACATCAACCCGGACCTTTACCTGcag TATGACATCCGCCAGAAGGCATTGAAGCTAACTGCTAACAGCATGTACGGCTGCTTGGGATTTAGTTACAGTCGCTTCTATGCCAAACCACTGGCTGCCCTGGTCACACACAAGGGCAGGGAG ATTCTGATGCACACCAAAGACATGGTTCAAAAG ATGAACCTGGAGGTCATCTATGGAGACACTGACTCCATTATGATATACACCAACAGCCAGTCGTTGGAAGAAGTCTTCAAGCTGGGCAACAAG GTGAAAGCAGAAGTGAACAAGCTGTACAAACTGCTAGAGATTGACATTGATGGAGTGTTTAAGTCACTTCTGctgctgaagaagaagaaatatgcagctctggtggtggAGCAGCATGGCGATGGGCGCTACAGCGTCAAGCAGGAAGTTAAAGGCCTGGACATAGTTCGGCGAGATTGGTGTGATCTGGCCAAGGAATGTGGCAA CTATGTTATTGGTCAGATCCTGTCAGACCAGAGTCGTGACATCATTGTGGAGAACATTCAGAAACACCTCGTGGAAGTGGGGGAGAAGGTAGCGTGTGGGGCGATACCTTTACAACAGTATGAGATAAACAAG GCACTGACCAAAGATCCTCAGGACTACCCAGATAAGAAGAGTCTACCCCATGTCCACGTCGCTCTGTGGATTAACTCCCAGGGAGGACGCAGGGTCAAAGCTGGCAACACAGTCGCTTATATCATCTGCAAG GATGGCTCCACATTGGCAGCCAGTCAAAGAGCGTACGCTTTAGAGCAACTCCAGAAGCAAGATGGTCTCAGTCTGGACACACAGTACTATCTGGCCCAACAGATCTACCCCGTGGTGTCCCGCATCTGCGAACCCATTGAGGGCATCGATGGCGTGCTCATAGCCACGTGGCTGG GTCTGGACCCCAGTCAGTTCCGGTCTCATCAGCAACACCAGAGAGAGGAGGAGGGCGATAGCACTCTGGGAGGACCGATCCAACTGACCGATGAGGAGCGCTACAAAGACTGTGAGAGATTCACTTTCACCTGCCCTCAGTGTGGGAAGGAGAACATTTATGAGAGCGTATTTGAAGGAGCT GGGTCAAAGTTGGAACCCAGCTTTTTGCGATGCAGTCACGTGCCTTGTGGCGGCCGCCCCCTCGACTACGCTTTCAACATCAGCAACAAACTGCTTCTTGACATCCGACGCCACATCAAGAAATACTACTCT
- the pola1 gene encoding DNA polymerase alpha catalytic subunit isoform X2 — MAPVSNPDKDMDTQDGDDGGDACGLAKSRSRREKREKVGRKSALEQLRKAKRGEKIKYEVEEFSSVYEEVDEAQYSKIVQDRQEDDWIVDDDGVGYVEDGREIFDDDLVDDVVEKKQGNASSKGATSKKQMKKATVAKPNSIKSLFMNSNVKKPAEKDVDLSKDDLLDDILQDLHSEKSTILFPPPVTLKKKKSLGSPRNPFSIKPQVSKEPTPAKAKVIRPPPLDTQRPSVTQSPPSKRAPAVEKETETKTAKKEEEAEDLAFDTMDFDEPMEVGLEEPPEPAVTEEAPSECKAALAAPVKDEPQDTFRLMSGGSWGLEDDNGAVSEAPAEVQVDSSKLPLVAGPDGENVFRFYWLDAFEDPYNQAGVVYLFGKVWIESAQFYTSCCVSIRNIERTMYILPREYKVNPRTEEVSDTPVEIMDVYQEFSELSDKFKIMKFKSKKVEKNYAFEIPDVPMQSEYLEVRYSADFPALPPDLKGATFSHIFGTNTSSLEHFLLSRKIKGPCWLDIKTPQLLSQAVSWCKVEALAPRSDLVTVVKDLAPPPVTVMSISLKTVQNPKTHHNEIVSLAALVHHSFHMDKAPPQPPYQTHFCVVTQPTDCMFPYDFNDAVRKKNAKVEIATKERTLLGFFLAKLHKIDPDVLVGHDIFGFDLEVLLQRITYLKVPHWSKIGRLRRANMPKLGGRSTFAEKSATCGRLVCDTEISAKELIRCKSYHLTELVVQVLKTERANIPEESIRNFYSDSPHLLYLLELTWTDAKLILQMMCELNVLPLALQITNIAGNIMSRTLMGGRSERNEFLLLHAFHDKNYIVPDKPSFKKMQMDMHEGEDDVETGKGKRKKKAAYAGGLVLDPKVGFYDKFVLLLDFNSLYPSIIQEFNICFTTVQREASRKQKISQEDKPEEIPEIPDCDLEMGILPKEIRKLVERRKQVKQLMKQHDINPDLYLQYDIRQKALKLTANSMYGCLGFSYSRFYAKPLAALVTHKGREILMHTKDMVQKMNLEVIYGDTDSIMIYTNSQSLEEVFKLGNKVKAEVNKLYKLLEIDIDGVFKSLLLLKKKKYAALVVEQHGDGRYSVKQEVKGLDIVRRDWCDLAKECGNYVIGQILSDQSRDIIVENIQKHLVEVGEKVACGAIPLQQYEINKALTKDPQDYPDKKSLPHVHVALWINSQGGRRVKAGNTVAYIICKDGSTLAASQRAYALEQLQKQDGLSLDTQYYLAQQIYPVVSRICEPIEGIDGVLIATWLGLDPSQFRSHQQHQREEEGDSTLGGPIQLTDEERYKDCERFTFTCPQCGKENIYESVFEGAGSKLEPSFLRCSHVPCGGRPLDYAFNISNKLLLDIRRHIKKYYSGWLVCEDQACQNRIRRLPIAFSRHGPICPACSRATLRPEYSEKALYNQICFYRFIFDWEHAVAKVLQGEEKARAGWWNKEKEVYRKLKEVPEKALTASGYSEINLAKLFQAFSSLK; from the exons ATGGCTCCCGTCTCAAACCCCGACAAAGACATGGACACACAGGACGGAG ACGATGGAGGTGATGCCTGTGGTCTGGCCAAGTCTCGCTCCAGACGGGAGAAGAGGGAGAAGGTTGGGAGGAAGTCTGCTCTGGAGCAACTGAGAAAGGCCAAGCGAGGGGAGAAGATCAAATATGAG GTGGAGGAGTTTAGCAGCGTGTATGAGGAGGTGGATGAGGCACAGTACTCCAAGATAGTCCAGGACAGACAAGAGGATGACTGGATTGTTGATGATG aTGGAGTAGGCTACGTGGAGGACGGTAGAGAGATCTTTGATGATGATTTGGTTGATGACGTAGTGGAAAAGAAACAAG gaaatgctagCAGCAAAGGCGCCACCTcaaagaaacaaatgaaaaaagcaACGGTGGCAAAGCCCAACAGCATTAAGAGCCTCTTCATGAACAGCAATGTCAAGAAGCCAGCGGAG AAAGATGTGGACTTGTCCAAGGATGATTTGTTGGACGACATCTTACAAGACCTGCACTCAGAG AAAAGCACCATCCTGTTTCCTCCGCCTGTCACactgaagaaaaagaaatcccTTGGATCGCCAAGGAATCCGTTCTCTATCAAACCTCAGGTGTCCAAA GAGCCCACTCCAGCTAAGGCGAAAGTGATCCGACCACCACCACTTGACACCCAGAGGCCATCAGTCACTCAGTCTCCTCCCTCAAAAAGGGCTCCAGCAGTGGAGaaagaaacagaaacaaaaacagccaagAAGGAAGAGGAAG CTGAAGATCTGGCGTTTGACACCATGGACTTTGATGAGCCAATGGAGGTCGGACTTGAGGAACCTCCAGAGCCTGCAGTCACAGAAGAGGCCCCGTCTGAATGTAAAGCAGCCCTTGCGGCTCCAGTCAAAGATGAGCCTCAGGACACTTTCCGCCT CATGTCAGGAGGCTCGTGGGGGCTGGAGGATGACAACGGTGCAGTCAGCGAGGCTCCTGCGGAGGTGCAAGTGGACTCCAGCAAGCTGCCACTGGTAGCGGGTCCAGATGGCGAGAATGTTTTCAGATTCTATTGGCTGGATGCTTTTGAAGACCCTTACAATCAAGCAG GCGTGGTCTATCTGTTTGGAAAGGTGTGGATCGAGTCGGCCCAGTTTTATACAAGCTGCTGCGTCTCCATCAGGAACATCGAGCGCACTATGTATATCCTGCCACGTGAATAT AAAGTAAACCCCAGGACGGAGGAGGTGTCTGATACACCCGTTGAAATAATGGACGTCTACCAGGAGTTCAGTGAGCTTTCTGACAAGTTTAAGATCATGAAGTTCAAGTCCAAG AAAGTGGAGAAGAACTATGCCTTTGAAATTCCTGATGTGCCCATGCAAAGCGAATACCTGGAAGTCCGCTATTCA gCTGACTTCCCTGCTCTGCCGCCTGATCTCAAGGGGgcaacattttcccacatttttgGAACCAACACTTCCAGCTTGGAACATTTCCTCCTCAGTAGGAAGATTAAAGGGCCATGCTGGTTGGACATCAAGACACCAC AGCTTCTCAGTCAGGCGGTGAGCTGGTGCAAAGTAGAGGCTCTGGCCCCGAGGAGTGACCTGGTCACCGTGGTCAAAGACTTGGCGCCGCCGCCCGTCACAGTCATGTCTATCAGCCTCAAGACTGTCCAGAACCCCAAGACCCATCACAATGAG ATAGTGTCTCTGGCAGCACTTGTCCACCATAGTTTCCATATGGACAAAGCTCCACCTCAACCGCcctatcaaactcatttttgtg TGGTGACCCAACCTACCGACTGTATGTTCCCATATGATTTCAATGATGCAGTAAGAAAGAAG AATGCTAAAGTGGAGATAGCCACTAAAGAGAGAACTCTACTTGGCTTCTTCCTTGCCAAGCTTCACAAAATTGATCCTGATGTTCTTGTG GGTCACGACATTTTTGGCTTTGACCTCGAAGTGCTACTGCAGCGAATCACTTACCTCAAAGTTCCGCACTGGTCCAAGATCGGACGCCTCAGGAGGGCCAACATGCCAAAACTAGGG GGCCGCAGCACCTTTGCAGAGAAGAGCGCCACCTGTGGCCGCCTTGTGTGCGACACAGAGATTTCTGCCAAGGAGCTGATTCGCTGCAAGAGTTACCATCTGACTGAGTTGGTTGTGCAGGTGCTGAAGACTGAGCGAGCCAACATCCCAGAAGAGAGCATAAGAAATTTTTACAG TGATTCTCCTCATCTGCTCTACCTGTTGGAGCTGACATGGACCGACGCCAAGCTGATCCTCCAAATGATGTGTGAGCTCAACGTGCTGCCGCTGGCGCTACAGATCACCAACATTGCCGGCAACATCATG TCACGTACTCTAATGGGCGGTCGGTCTGAAAGAAACGAGTTCCTGTTGCTTCACGCCTTCCACGACAAGAACTACATCGTCCCAGACAAACCGTCCTTTAAGAAAATGCAGATGGACATG CATGAAGGAGAAGACGACGTTGAGACTGGGAAAGGGAAGCGTAAGAAGAAGGCCGCCTATGCCGGAGGGCTGGTGCTTGATCCTAAAGTTG GTTTCTACGACAAGTTTGTGCTGCTGCTCGACTTCAACAGCCTGTATCCGTCCATCATACAAGAGTTTAACATCTGCTTCACCACCGTGCAGCGGGAGGCTTCCCGAAAGCAAAAGATAAGTCAG GAGGATAAGCCAGAAGAGATCCCTGAGATTCCAGATTGTGACCTGGAAATGGGAATCTTGCCCAAGGAGATCAGAAAGCTGGTGGAACGGCGCAAACAGGTTAAACAGCTAATGAAACAACACGACATCAACCCGGACCTTTACCTGcag TATGACATCCGCCAGAAGGCATTGAAGCTAACTGCTAACAGCATGTACGGCTGCTTGGGATTTAGTTACAGTCGCTTCTATGCCAAACCACTGGCTGCCCTGGTCACACACAAGGGCAGGGAG ATTCTGATGCACACCAAAGACATGGTTCAAAAG ATGAACCTGGAGGTCATCTATGGAGACACTGACTCCATTATGATATACACCAACAGCCAGTCGTTGGAAGAAGTCTTCAAGCTGGGCAACAAG GTGAAAGCAGAAGTGAACAAGCTGTACAAACTGCTAGAGATTGACATTGATGGAGTGTTTAAGTCACTTCTGctgctgaagaagaagaaatatgcagctctggtggtggAGCAGCATGGCGATGGGCGCTACAGCGTCAAGCAGGAAGTTAAAGGCCTGGACATAGTTCGGCGAGATTGGTGTGATCTGGCCAAGGAATGTGGCAA CTATGTTATTGGTCAGATCCTGTCAGACCAGAGTCGTGACATCATTGTGGAGAACATTCAGAAACACCTCGTGGAAGTGGGGGAGAAGGTAGCGTGTGGGGCGATACCTTTACAACAGTATGAGATAAACAAG GCACTGACCAAAGATCCTCAGGACTACCCAGATAAGAAGAGTCTACCCCATGTCCACGTCGCTCTGTGGATTAACTCCCAGGGAGGACGCAGGGTCAAAGCTGGCAACACAGTCGCTTATATCATCTGCAAG GATGGCTCCACATTGGCAGCCAGTCAAAGAGCGTACGCTTTAGAGCAACTCCAGAAGCAAGATGGTCTCAGTCTGGACACACAGTACTATCTGGCCCAACAGATCTACCCCGTGGTGTCCCGCATCTGCGAACCCATTGAGGGCATCGATGGCGTGCTCATAGCCACGTGGCTGG GTCTGGACCCCAGTCAGTTCCGGTCTCATCAGCAACACCAGAGAGAGGAGGAGGGCGATAGCACTCTGGGAGGACCGATCCAACTGACCGATGAGGAGCGCTACAAAGACTGTGAGAGATTCACTTTCACCTGCCCTCAGTGTGGGAAGGAGAACATTTATGAGAGCGTATTTGAAGGAGCT GGGTCAAAGTTGGAACCCAGCTTTTTGCGATGCAGTCACGTGCCTTGTGGCGGCCGCCCCCTCGACTACGCTTTCAACATCAGCAACAAACTGCTTCTTGACATCCGACGCCACATCAAGAAATACTACTCT